GAAGATGTCCTGGAGCCGGCCCGCCTTCTTGTAGGCACCTTCGGTGTCGCCCCGCATCAGCGACTGCAGGACGTGGCCGCCGAGGCAGCCGGTGGTGGCGATGACGCCCTCGCTGTGCTCCTCGAGCAGCTCCCAGTCGACGCGGGGCTTGTAGTAGTAGCCCTCGAGGAAGGCCCGGGACGCCAGTTGGATGAGGTTCTTGTAGCCCGCACCGTTCTCGGCGAGGAGGGTCAGGTGGTAGTAGAGCTTCTTGCCGCCGTCGACCTCACCGCCCGAGTCGTCGACGCGGCCGCGCCGCGACGGACGCTCGAACCGGTCGTCGTGGGCCATGTAGGCCTCGGTGCCGATGATCGGGGTGATCCCGTGGTCCCGGCACGCCCGGTAGAAGTCGAGCGTGCCGTACATGTTGCCGTGGTCGGTCATGCCGAGGGCCGGCTGCCCGTCGGCCGCGGCCGCCGCCACGACGTCCCCCACCCGCGCCGCCCCGTCGAGCATCGAGAACTCGGTGTGGACGTGAAGGTGGGTGAACGAGTCGGTCACCGCCGCGTCCCCTCCTGCGAATGACAGCGTTGTGATCCTGGAGGGCGACTGTACCCCACCGGGCTAGAGGTAGGTCCCCGGACGATCGGTGTGCCCGGCCTCGGCAGCGGGGCCACCCTGCGGCGGCATGAGCTGGCTCTGGCGCATCTGCTCGATCTGCTGGCGCGCCGCCATCTGCTGGGCGAAGAGCGTGGCCTGGATGCCGTGGAACAGACCCTCGAGCCAGCCGACGAGCTGGGCCTTCGCGATCCGCAGCTCGGCCCCGGACGGGACGTCCTCGTCGCCGAACGGCATGGCCAGCCGGTCGAGCTCCTCCTGGAGGTCGGGCGAGAGCGCGGAGCCGAGCTCGTTGACCGACAGGTCGTAGATGTCCCGGAGGCGATCCCGGCTGGCCTCGTCGAGGTCGGTGCTGCGGACCTCGTCGAGCAGCTGCTTCATCATCGAGCCGATCCGCATCACCTTCGCCGGCTCGTCGACCGCCTCGCGGTGCTCCTCCGGCTCGGCCTCGACGGGCTGGACCAGCTCGCCGCGCTCGACCGTGGACTCGTCGGGGGTGGGGTTCGCGTCGGACACGAGCGCCACCCTAACGGCGCGGGTCAGCCCCCGGCACCGAGCAGCGGGACGAGCATCTCCGCGCTCGTGACCGACCCGTGCCGACCCACCAGCTCGTAGGGTCCGCTGTCGGCCGGATCGAGGAACGCCAGGTTCCCCCAGGGCGCGACGAGGATGTCGCCCATCCGTGCCCGGGCCATGTCGGTGACCTTCGGTCCGTACCAGCCCTCGCTGATCGCCTCGTCGCGCGTGCGGATCCAGGCCTGGTGGCCGTGGTGGGTCGTGAGGGCCTCGAGCAGCGCGGGCGTGCGCCCGGGTCGGGCGTGGAACCAGCGGAACCGGCCCTCGCCCGACTGCATCGAGGTCTCGGCGAGCACCGCCGGGTGCGGCGTGGTGACGTCGCCCCCGGTCTCGACGTGGCCGTGGTCGGCGGTGATGAGCAGCGCCGCCCCCGGAGGGAGCAGGTCGATGATGTCGCTGACCAGTCGGTCCACGGCCACGAGCTCGGCGTCGTAGTACTCACCGAAGCCGTACTCGTGGGCGACCTTGTCGATCCCGTCGTAGTAGGCGTAGACGAACGGCTCGTTGGCGTCGAGGACGTGCTGCAGCTCGATGAGCATCGTCGAGGTCATGCGGTAGCCGTGGAACCGCACCTGGTGGAGGTGCGCCCCGGAGAAGCCCGAGGTGGCGAACTCGGCCTTGGTGACGATGGGTGGCCGCTGCCCGGCGAAGGGGACGACGTCCTGCACCCGCTCCGGCGGGAAGCGGTCGCGGGCGTC
This portion of the Actinomarinicola tropica genome encodes:
- a CDS encoding alkaline phosphatase family protein, whose product is MGDNSPQRPHLPDYSGACLSNIVPALLEWTDVPSWLPAPVADADQVVLLVLDGLGWEQLQARRDLAPTLCSLVGGPASSVVPSTTATALTSITTGLAPGEHGVVGYRMALEGEVLNVLRWSTSTGDARDRFPPERVQDVVPFAGQRPPIVTKAEFATSGFSGAHLHQVRFHGYRMTSTMLIELQHVLDANEPFVYAYYDGIDKVAHEYGFGEYYDAELVAVDRLVSDIIDLLPPGAALLITADHGHVETGGDVTTPHPAVLAETSMQSGEGRFRWFHARPGRTPALLEALTTHHGHQAWIRTRDEAISEGWYGPKVTDMARARMGDILVAPWGNLAFLDPADSGPYELVGRHGSVTSAEMLVPLLGAGG
- a CDS encoding bacterial proteasome activator family protein — encoded protein: MSDANPTPDESTVERGELVQPVEAEPEEHREAVDEPAKVMRIGSMMKQLLDEVRSTDLDEASRDRLRDIYDLSVNELGSALSPDLQEELDRLAMPFGDEDVPSGAELRIAKAQLVGWLEGLFHGIQATLFAQQMAARQQIEQMRQSQLMPPQGGPAAEAGHTDRPGTYL